CCGTTGCGGATAGAGCCTGCAAATACGAAGAGTGACATTATCAGGAAGCCTGAATCCCGAACCACTTCCTTAATCGAAATCGCTTCCCCCTCATTGGAAAAACATCCACATCCCGTATCGATACCTCTCATCCAGGCACTGATCATGGCAATGATAAAGACCACCATCATGATCGTTACAGCCAGGGAAGCTGCAGGAGCCTTAAAGTTGAAAATTAAAAACATACCGAACATGAGTTCTATCCAGGGGAGTGTCAGGGCCACCAGATTCACAAGAAAGACGGGGAGAATATGATAGTTATTGATTCCATCCGCAAATTGATCCGGTCGAAGAATCTTATGGAACGACGCATA
This sequence is a window from Thermoanaerobaculia bacterium. Protein-coding genes within it:
- a CDS encoding MauE/DoxX family redox-associated membrane protein, which produces MKRYLYPLLRVALGAIFVYASFHKILRPDQFADGINNYHILPVFLVNLVALTLPWIELMFGMFLIFNFKAPAASLAVTIMMVVFIIAMISAWMRGIDTGCGCFSNEGEAISIKEVVRDSGFLIMSLFVFAGSIRNGSKENSQAETL